In Dyadobacter subterraneus, a single genomic region encodes these proteins:
- a CDS encoding serine hydrolase domain-containing protein, whose translation MKIISHLKKILLVFCLFLCSNLVSAQQYVFFLHNKFIEENDLDAKHPDYGIAEYDQILDYYTKQNFVVISEKRPGKTDVKLYAQKVVNQIDSLLSKGIKPSKITVIGTSKGGYIAQFVSSLAKNKDLNYVFIGGCGEEDIVKIPDINFSGNILSIYEKSDTIGQSCTNMKLKSVNTISRYKEIELNTGLKHGFLFKALPEWLEPSSKWAKQEYGTVPARKNSPVKKSAQSTSLNLAYRIDSLLRAPTKKPFNGIVLISKNGFTRYSKVQGFSDIGKKKPLKFDDQFVIGSISKQFTAVLLLKEYERGRVQLNVPIRNYLPELTQSWVDSVTVDQLLTHMHGISVLDKPLDFKPGTKYAYSQIGYELLARIIEKTSGKSFASLSAALFKKCKMYNTFHPDVKQYQNLVNGYTEQENGKLAVENTTFQNYVAAGSFISTAHDLLLWNKCLHEGKILSLKTYRLMIAKKPEAKRNHPIFGNVEYGYGITHDTKDGILQLGQTGFAPGFISMDFYFPDTKTSVIAFDNVVWDDNDLQKAFLYHTKILEIVRENILNKKK comes from the coding sequence ATGAAAATTATTTCACACCTCAAAAAAATTCTACTGGTATTTTGCCTTTTCCTATGTTCCAATTTAGTTTCGGCGCAACAGTACGTATTTTTTCTTCATAATAAATTCATCGAAGAAAACGATTTAGACGCAAAGCATCCGGATTATGGAATAGCTGAATATGACCAGATTCTGGATTATTATACAAAACAAAATTTTGTAGTTATCAGTGAAAAACGTCCGGGGAAAACAGATGTAAAATTGTATGCACAAAAAGTTGTTAATCAAATTGACAGCTTATTATCGAAAGGCATAAAACCCTCGAAAATCACTGTTATCGGCACTTCCAAAGGCGGTTACATTGCACAGTTTGTTTCAAGCCTGGCAAAAAATAAAGATCTGAATTATGTTTTTATCGGGGGCTGTGGAGAGGAAGATATTGTTAAAATTCCGGATATAAATTTCAGCGGGAATATTTTATCCATTTATGAAAAAAGTGATACAATTGGTCAGTCATGCACCAATATGAAACTGAAATCGGTTAATACCATTAGCCGGTATAAAGAGATTGAATTGAATACGGGATTGAAGCACGGATTTCTTTTCAAAGCACTACCAGAATGGCTCGAACCATCTTCAAAATGGGCCAAACAGGAATATGGAACCGTACCTGCCCGGAAAAATTCGCCGGTTAAGAAATCTGCCCAAAGTACAAGTCTGAATTTAGCATATAGAATTGATTCCTTGCTTAGGGCGCCAACCAAAAAGCCGTTTAACGGAATTGTGCTAATTTCAAAAAATGGATTTACCAGGTATTCCAAAGTTCAGGGTTTCTCAGATATCGGTAAAAAGAAGCCGCTAAAATTCGATGACCAGTTTGTGATCGGTTCAATCAGTAAGCAATTTACTGCAGTGTTATTACTAAAAGAATATGAAAGAGGTCGTGTTCAACTCAATGTTCCCATCCGTAATTATTTGCCCGAATTAACGCAGTCATGGGTAGATTCAGTTACTGTGGACCAGCTTTTGACACATATGCATGGCATATCGGTGCTGGATAAACCGCTTGATTTTAAACCTGGTACAAAATATGCATATTCCCAGATTGGTTATGAGCTGTTGGCACGGATTATTGAAAAGACGTCGGGGAAATCGTTTGCCTCTTTGTCAGCCGCACTTTTTAAGAAATGTAAAATGTACAACACATTTCACCCGGATGTGAAGCAATACCAAAATCTCGTAAATGGTTATACCGAACAGGAAAACGGGAAACTCGCTGTTGAAAATACAACATTTCAAAACTATGTGGCCGCAGGCTCCTTTATTTCAACAGCGCACGATTTGCTGCTCTGGAATAAATGTTTGCATGAGGGAAAGATTTTATCTCTGAAAACATACCGACTGATGATAGCTAAAAAACCGGAGGCGAAAAGAAATCATCCAATATTTGGCAACGTTGAATATGGTTACGGCATCACGCACGACACGAAGGACGGTATTCTGCAACTCGGACAAACAGGTTTTGCACCCGGATTTATTTCCATGGATTTTTATTTCCCCGATACAAAAACCAGTGTCATTGCTTTTGATAATGTAGTTTGGGATGATAACGATTTGCAGAAGGCATTTTTGTATCACACAAAGATTCTTGAAATCGTAAGAGAAAATATTTTGAACAAGAAAAAATAA
- a CDS encoding TetR/AcrR family transcriptional regulator, translating into MARTKEFDQEAILNKAVDLFWYKGYNASSMQDVVDALGLSRSSIYDTFGDKRKLYIAALERYRAQAAGGLIDMVNQSKNTMASLEEIFKMLVHDSFTDKLPKGCFMVNSTVELAPHDEEIDKIVHENMQDIENAFFQLIVKGQESGEISKDKNPRAVARFLFNTISGLRVAAKSGVKKDIYNDIVSVALEGIK; encoded by the coding sequence ATGGCACGTACAAAAGAATTCGATCAGGAAGCGATATTGAATAAGGCGGTTGATCTGTTTTGGTATAAAGGCTACAACGCTTCTTCCATGCAGGACGTGGTTGACGCATTGGGACTTAGCCGATCCAGTATTTACGACACGTTTGGGGATAAACGTAAGCTCTACATTGCTGCTTTGGAAAGGTATCGTGCTCAGGCAGCCGGTGGATTGATTGATATGGTCAACCAGTCAAAAAATACCATGGCTTCGCTGGAAGAAATTTTTAAAATGCTGGTTCACGACAGTTTTACCGACAAACTTCCCAAGGGCTGTTTTATGGTGAATAGTACCGTCGAGCTTGCGCCGCATGATGAAGAAATTGATAAAATTGTACATGAAAATATGCAGGATATTGAAAATGCCTTTTTTCAGCTCATTGTAAAGGGCCAGGAATCAGGAGAAATCTCAAAAGATAAAAATCCAAGAGCTGTTGCCCGTTTTCTTTTCAATACGATTTCCGGATTACGCGTTGCAGCAAAATCAGGCGTGAAAAAAGATATTTATAATGATATCGTCAGTGTTGCGCTTGAAGGAATAAAATAG
- a CDS encoding SDR family oxidoreductase: MSNLQNKVAVVTGGNSGIGYATAKEFAAQGAQVIITGRNKEFLDQASKELNVTGFVADQANLSSLDKLVESVKNKFGNIDILFLNAGLATFSPLESATEEHYDDIMNINVKGTFFTVQKFLPILNDGGSIIFNTSINAHVGMPNSAAYAGSKGAVLSFNRVFATELAPRKIRVNAVSPGPVETPLYGKLGLSHEEVAGFGDVLGKKILLNRFAQSEEIAKTVLFLASSDSSFITGTEIVVDGGLTVNAVLN; the protein is encoded by the coding sequence ATGAGCAATCTTCAAAACAAAGTCGCAGTAGTAACCGGTGGAAATAGTGGAATTGGTTATGCCACAGCCAAAGAATTTGCAGCACAAGGTGCGCAGGTAATCATTACCGGAAGAAATAAAGAATTTCTGGATCAGGCATCCAAAGAATTAAATGTGACCGGATTTGTTGCTGACCAAGCCAATCTTTCCTCGCTGGATAAACTGGTAGAAAGTGTGAAAAACAAATTTGGCAACATCGATATTTTGTTCCTTAATGCCGGCCTTGCCACTTTTTCGCCTTTGGAATCTGCAACGGAAGAACACTACGACGACATTATGAATATCAATGTAAAAGGTACATTTTTCACAGTCCAAAAATTTCTGCCGATACTGAATGATGGTGGCTCTATTATTTTTAACACCTCGATAAATGCCCATGTAGGTATGCCCAATTCAGCAGCATATGCCGGAAGCAAAGGAGCGGTTTTATCTTTCAACAGGGTATTTGCCACAGAACTTGCGCCAAGAAAAATCCGTGTTAATGCCGTTTCTCCGGGTCCGGTTGAAACGCCGTTATACGGAAAGTTAGGTTTGAGCCATGAAGAAGTCGCTGGCTTCGGAGATGTGTTAGGTAAAAAAATTCTATTAAACAGATTTGCTCAGTCCGAGGAAATTGCAAAAACCGTTTTGTTCCTGGCTTCATCGGACTCGTCGTTTATTACCGGAACTGAGATCGTCGTTGATGGCGGATTAACTGTAAATGCGGTTTTGAATTAA
- a CDS encoding DUF983 domain-containing protein, which translates to MKNNRVYSVLFNKCPRCGQGDFFVTKSAYSFKFDQMNRNCPHCGENLVPEPGFYQGALYMSYAFYVVFMLIYFFVFIHFFEPYLDYFLYSIIPVLIFLTPLFYRMARRAWLAIFIAPAPEEAANKR; encoded by the coding sequence ATGAAAAATAACAGAGTTTACAGCGTATTGTTTAATAAATGTCCACGTTGCGGTCAGGGCGATTTTTTTGTTACTAAAAGCGCTTACAGTTTCAAATTCGATCAAATGAATAGAAACTGTCCGCATTGTGGTGAAAATCTGGTGCCGGAACCTGGATTTTATCAGGGCGCATTATATATGAGCTATGCGTTTTATGTTGTTTTCATGCTGATCTACTTTTTCGTGTTCATTCATTTTTTTGAACCATATCTGGATTATTTTCTATACAGCATCATCCCGGTTTTGATTTTTTTAACTCCGCTATTTTACCGTATGGCCAGAAGAGCCTGGTTGGCAATATTTATAGCTCCCGCTCCGGAAGAGGCTGCTAATAAAAGATAG
- a CDS encoding helix-turn-helix domain-containing protein: MNISEQLVNIDLNPESSYVLHDRMENLFPYHAHQKGQLTYVEGGIAYLNTKDKAYFLPARHFIWIPPGLEHFVQQKNRSSVVRNLYFNMADNQVESFYDRMGIYPANNLLLEMLLFTENWSGEIIVDTFENQFLTTIKNLLPKISKHPLPIILPTTNHEKMQPIINYIQDNLEAPLHLDVISKEFGMSPRTFSRLFQSTLETSFLQYLKLSRMIRAMEQLLQTNKTISEIAYETGYNSIATFSNTFYGLVNVRPSEFQKF; the protein is encoded by the coding sequence ATGAATATTTCCGAACAGTTAGTCAATATCGATTTAAACCCCGAATCCAGTTATGTTTTGCATGACCGTATGGAAAATTTGTTTCCTTACCATGCGCATCAAAAAGGACAACTTACTTATGTTGAGGGCGGTATCGCTTATTTAAACACAAAAGATAAAGCCTATTTTCTCCCGGCCAGACATTTCATCTGGATACCGCCGGGACTGGAACATTTTGTCCAGCAAAAAAACAGGTCTTCGGTTGTAAGGAATCTATATTTTAACATGGCTGACAATCAGGTTGAATCATTTTATGACAGAATGGGCATTTATCCGGCCAATAATCTATTGCTCGAAATGTTACTTTTCACAGAAAATTGGAGTGGGGAAATTATCGTGGATACATTTGAAAATCAGTTTTTGACAACCATAAAAAATCTGTTACCAAAAATCAGTAAACATCCGCTTCCCATTATTTTACCAACAACAAACCACGAAAAGATGCAGCCGATCATTAATTACATTCAAGACAATCTGGAAGCGCCTTTGCATCTTGATGTAATTTCAAAAGAGTTCGGTATGAGCCCGCGTACATTTTCCAGATTATTCCAGTCAACTTTGGAAACATCTTTTTTGCAATATTTAAAGTTGTCACGGATGATCCGCGCCATGGAACAGCTGTTGCAAACCAACAAAACAATCAGCGAAATCGCATACGAAACCGGCTACAACAGCATCGCCACATTCAGTAATACATTTTATGGACTAGTAAATGTAAGACCATCTGAATTCCAGAAATTTTAA
- a CDS encoding TolC family protein encodes MLSSIQYMCYRHKLILSSLLLCSVAFQNTFAETNLTPKDTLKLSLQQIWQQAELQNKSVKISQLKINSSLENLKDAKAERLPEINTGTKYARISNLPIYENGILNTPSYFPVLHNYFQLNTEASVVVYNGQKLKNQVKEEEVENQISSIEKDMTVSDIKFKATAYYLELERNLLFKDLVNANIHEQQKRLDQIRELFKHGVILRSDVLRAELSLSKQKMLLVEIENTIAINNQKLDVLIGLPENTFLNPSEDVKSQVDSIKLYDEYLTDAFSNAYGIRISEKETELKQLALKIVKSGNLPKVTAYAEYGYTYPQIFLYPYAGALYGLGQAGVKISYTLSSLYQNKHKVKSAEIQAEKQHLIHSNEEDALRVQVNEAYVRYNESLKRVKVSEENIHQASETYRIVYNTYFNQLALLTDLLDADTQLLQSKFDLTSAQIRAKLEYYYLMKTIGNL; translated from the coding sequence GTGTTGTCATCAATCCAATATATGTGTTACCGTCATAAATTAATTCTTTCTTCTCTTTTACTTTGTTCAGTTGCATTTCAAAATACATTTGCAGAAACAAACCTCACTCCAAAGGACACGCTGAAACTTTCCTTGCAGCAAATCTGGCAGCAAGCTGAACTGCAAAATAAAAGTGTTAAAATCAGTCAGTTAAAAATAAATTCCAGTTTAGAAAACCTCAAAGACGCTAAGGCGGAACGTTTGCCTGAAATCAATACAGGGACAAAGTATGCACGAATTTCTAATCTGCCCATTTATGAAAATGGTATTCTCAACACGCCCAGTTACTTTCCTGTTCTTCACAATTATTTTCAGCTGAATACGGAAGCTTCTGTTGTGGTTTACAATGGTCAGAAATTGAAAAATCAGGTTAAAGAGGAGGAAGTGGAAAATCAAATTTCTTCTATTGAAAAAGACATGACTGTTTCTGATATAAAATTCAAAGCAACGGCATATTATTTAGAACTCGAAAGAAATCTGCTTTTCAAGGATCTTGTGAATGCCAATATTCATGAACAACAAAAGCGGCTTGATCAGATACGTGAATTGTTTAAACATGGTGTGATCCTGCGCAGCGATGTGCTTCGGGCTGAACTTTCGTTGTCAAAACAAAAAATGCTTTTGGTTGAAATCGAAAATACTATTGCTATCAACAACCAGAAACTAGACGTATTGATCGGGCTGCCGGAAAATACTTTTTTAAATCCTTCCGAAGATGTCAAAAGCCAGGTAGATTCCATCAAGTTGTACGACGAATACCTTACTGATGCGTTTTCCAATGCATACGGAATTCGTATTTCTGAAAAAGAAACAGAGCTGAAACAACTTGCTTTGAAAATTGTCAAATCAGGTAATCTGCCAAAAGTTACGGCATATGCAGAATACGGTTACACGTATCCACAGATTTTCCTGTATCCGTATGCGGGCGCGTTGTATGGGCTCGGTCAGGCGGGCGTGAAAATTTCCTATACTTTGTCTTCGCTTTATCAGAATAAACACAAAGTGAAATCCGCTGAAATACAGGCTGAAAAGCAGCATTTGATTCATTCAAATGAGGAAGACGCGCTGCGTGTTCAGGTGAATGAAGCTTATGTGCGCTACAATGAATCTTTGAAAAGGGTAAAAGTTTCAGAAGAAAATATCCACCAGGCCAGTGAAACTTACCGGATTGTATACAATACGTATTTTAATCAACTGGCACTTTTGACGGATTTGCTGGACGCGGATACGCAATTATTACAGTCAAAATTTGACCTTACTTCGGCTCAGATACGGGCCAAACTCGAATATTATTACCTCATGAAAACGATCGGCAATCTTTAA
- a CDS encoding HlyD family secretion protein produces MGTQQNQFNNSDKLITRITAWIAGFILLGLCAWGGETLWDLWKYEETEDAQIEEYINPVTSRVGGFIRDIRYEENQSVKKGDTLLIIDNREYQLGQEEAEAALLNAKAQISVLKSTVETSSKNATVNEGQIAAAKAKLWHQEQEFARYEKLLQVEAVTQQQFENAKTALEVAKADYQSFQDTYKASLSKVNDIKVQQEVAEAEIKRREAILDRNKLDVSYTVVTAPYDGKMGRKTIQNGQMIQAGQTLAYIVDQQEGKWVIANFKETQIRHMHTGQMVDIETDALPGEHFNGKIVSLSPATGSRFSLLPPDNSTGNFVKITQRIPVRILLTDAKTKIENLRAGMNAMVLVKKGI; encoded by the coding sequence ATGGGCACACAGCAAAATCAATTTAACAATTCAGATAAATTAATCACCAGAATAACCGCCTGGATTGCCGGTTTCATCCTGCTCGGACTTTGTGCCTGGGGAGGCGAAACTCTATGGGATCTTTGGAAATATGAAGAAACAGAGGACGCGCAGATTGAAGAATATATCAATCCGGTAACGTCCAGGGTAGGAGGGTTTATCCGTGATATCCGGTATGAAGAAAATCAGTCTGTAAAAAAAGGAGATACGCTTCTGATTATTGATAACCGGGAATATCAGCTTGGGCAGGAAGAGGCGGAAGCGGCGTTGCTAAATGCAAAAGCGCAGATTTCGGTTTTAAAAAGTACCGTTGAAACTTCTTCCAAAAATGCAACAGTCAATGAAGGACAAATTGCGGCAGCCAAAGCAAAACTCTGGCACCAGGAGCAGGAATTTGCCCGTTATGAAAAGCTTTTGCAGGTTGAAGCAGTAACGCAGCAGCAATTTGAAAATGCTAAAACGGCGCTTGAAGTTGCCAAGGCGGATTATCAATCGTTTCAGGATACTTACAAGGCATCTTTGTCAAAAGTAAACGATATTAAAGTACAGCAGGAAGTAGCTGAGGCTGAAATAAAAAGAAGAGAAGCGATTCTGGATCGCAACAAACTTGATGTTTCCTACACCGTTGTGACTGCACCATATGATGGAAAAATGGGAAGAAAGACCATTCAAAACGGACAAATGATTCAGGCCGGACAGACTTTGGCTTACATTGTTGATCAGCAGGAAGGAAAATGGGTAATTGCAAATTTCAAAGAGACACAGATTCGTCATATGCATACCGGACAAATGGTCGATATAGAAACGGATGCATTACCGGGTGAACATTTCAACGGAAAAATTGTCTCACTTTCACCCGCAACAGGTTCAAGATTCTCGCTTTTACCACCCGATAATTCAACAGGAAATTTTGTGAAAATTACACAAAGAATACCTGTGAGAATTTTGCTGACTGATGCAAAAACTAAAATAGAAAATCTTCGGGCCGGGATGAATGCGATGGTTCTTGTTAAAAAAGGAATCTGA
- a CDS encoding MFS transporter: protein MTNHASLFKSWVPEWLVKVGIAVVLFPLLALFGLFTSNVSATAGYYGIEPIDVQYSTIVYYAALASWYSLEQRFFNNLPAKQYFIINVILLLLTCYVSYFTHSSFVFFLTRFLQGIFTGGINSICLTLIFRKLSTERAREIGYSIFYGMLVCSSPLVMLLASLIIEYSDYQSLYQALIFMILPGCALLMCMLKNVRLVRKFPLYQLDLSSFVFYTLILCLFGYVLIYGQTNYWLESMHIWACIGAILLLLPLFIFRQLSLKRPFINLAVFKYSNFRIGAALLIPFYICRGSLNITSNYFDVVLGMDPIHVAELMLANMVGVIISVFVSSRLILMKKPMRMIWLSGFAFLLLFHGWMYFLFATQADASTFILPLIVQGLGAGTLMTPIILFTVSSVPAEIGASASMAGILFRFIGFTMSMAMITSFQLFSKSTHQEDFRNQITALSPVALERLKGYELAMESHGIAKDQAMKIANGLLSKAVDKQMMLRYAMDYYSIICWVIIAVMLLVSLYPYLSQTVLNVRSRQPAPY from the coding sequence ATGACAAATCACGCTTCATTATTTAAGTCCTGGGTTCCGGAATGGCTGGTTAAAGTTGGAATTGCTGTGGTGCTTTTTCCGCTCTTGGCACTGTTCGGATTGTTTACAAGTAATGTCAGCGCAACGGCCGGTTATTATGGAATTGAGCCGATTGATGTACAATATTCCACCATCGTTTATTATGCAGCGTTGGCGAGTTGGTATTCTTTGGAGCAGCGCTTTTTTAATAATTTACCAGCCAAACAGTACTTTATCATCAATGTAATATTGTTGCTGCTGACGTGTTACGTTTCTTATTTCACACATAGTTCTTTTGTATTTTTCCTGACCCGTTTTTTGCAGGGAATATTTACCGGCGGTATAAACAGCATTTGTCTGACGCTGATTTTTCGGAAACTTTCTACTGAACGTGCAAGAGAAATCGGGTATTCCATTTTTTATGGAATGCTCGTTTGTTCTTCTCCGCTGGTGATGCTTTTGGCATCACTGATCATAGAATATTCCGATTACCAGTCGCTTTATCAGGCTTTGATATTTATGATTTTACCGGGATGCGCTCTTCTGATGTGTATGTTGAAAAACGTGCGGCTGGTAAGGAAATTCCCATTATACCAACTTGATTTGAGCAGCTTCGTTTTTTACACACTGATTTTATGTTTGTTTGGCTACGTTTTAATTTATGGACAAACAAATTACTGGCTTGAAAGTATGCATATCTGGGCTTGTATCGGAGCTATTCTGTTGCTTTTACCTCTTTTTATTTTCCGGCAATTAAGTTTGAAAAGACCGTTTATCAACCTGGCTGTTTTCAAATATTCCAATTTTCGGATCGGGGCTGCTTTGCTTATTCCGTTTTATATTTGCCGTGGTTCGCTCAATATTACATCAAATTATTTCGATGTCGTTTTGGGTATGGATCCTATACATGTGGCAGAATTAATGCTGGCTAATATGGTCGGCGTTATCATCAGCGTTTTTGTCTCATCCAGACTCATTCTGATGAAAAAGCCTATGCGAATGATCTGGCTTAGCGGATTTGCATTTTTATTGCTATTTCACGGCTGGATGTATTTTCTTTTTGCCACGCAGGCTGATGCTTCTACTTTCATTTTGCCGTTGATTGTTCAGGGGCTAGGAGCCGGGACGCTTATGACGCCGATTATTCTTTTCACCGTTTCTTCCGTTCCTGCCGAGATTGGAGCTTCTGCTTCTATGGCTGGAATTCTGTTTCGTTTTATCGGTTTTACGATGAGTATGGCGATGATTACGTCATTTCAACTTTTTTCAAAAAGCACGCATCAGGAAGATTTTCGGAATCAGATTACTGCGCTGAGTCCGGTTGCACTGGAGAGATTGAAAGGTTATGAGCTGGCGATGGAAAGCCACGGTATTGCAAAAGACCAGGCGATGAAAATTGCCAATGGTCTGCTGAGTAAAGCGGTTGATAAACAAATGATGCTGCGCTATGCAATGGATTATTATTCGATCATTTGCTGGGTAATTATTGCCGTAATGCTGCTTGTTTCGCTGTATCCTTATTTGAGTCAGACGGTTTTGAATGTGAGATCACGGCAGCCGGCGCCTTATTGA
- a CDS encoding AbrB/MazE/SpoVT family DNA-binding domain-containing protein, whose translation MKTEIFKIGNDYGIIIPSNILNQLKLSAGSRVKLSLKEGAILLHPDIRTGWAEAAKQMSEAGDDGLLINDFPSEFDNNEWKWEGNQ comes from the coding sequence ATGAAAACAGAAATATTCAAAATTGGAAACGATTACGGCATTATCATTCCATCAAATATTTTAAATCAGTTAAAGCTCTCGGCAGGTTCCAGGGTTAAACTTTCCTTAAAAGAGGGTGCAATATTACTGCATCCTGATATTCGTACAGGCTGGGCAGAGGCAGCAAAACAAATGTCGGAAGCAGGTGACGATGGTTTATTGATCAACGATTTTCCAAGTGAGTTTGATAACAATGAATGGAAATGGGAAGGTAACCAATAA
- a CDS encoding AraC family transcriptional regulator: MQTNIPRIDINSLSEHKQDDILISRFAEYLAIHPNLTSPHRHSFYHLLFFTEGGGMHTIDFNHFEVKPYQIYFMIPGQVHSWDFKGHVEGFVVNFSGDFFQSFLLRPEYLASFSFFNGISQESVINLSRHVHQSVNQLFEDLIKQSGQKNVFHDDMIRVLLLQLFITVEQSTSLHRQQNIPFKTNVLLSNFHKLIEKNFIEIRLPGEYAELLNITPNHLNALCKEHLGMQAGEVIRNRVVLEAKRLLVNLGLSVSEIAYKLNFNDNSYFTKFFKKEVGMSPEVFRKKSTFESGKH; encoded by the coding sequence ATGCAAACCAACATTCCCAGAATTGATATTAACTCGCTTTCAGAACATAAGCAGGATGATATTCTGATAAGCCGGTTTGCCGAATATCTGGCGATACATCCCAATCTGACGTCGCCGCATCGTCACAGTTTTTATCATTTGCTTTTTTTTACAGAAGGAGGTGGTATGCACACGATCGATTTCAACCATTTTGAAGTAAAACCTTATCAGATCTATTTCATGATTCCCGGCCAGGTACATTCCTGGGATTTCAAGGGTCATGTGGAAGGTTTTGTTGTTAATTTTTCGGGTGATTTCTTCCAGTCATTTCTGCTTCGTCCCGAATATCTGGCTTCGTTTTCTTTCTTCAATGGCATTTCTCAGGAAAGCGTAATCAATCTTTCCAGGCATGTTCATCAATCTGTAAATCAGCTTTTTGAAGATTTAATAAAACAGTCAGGACAGAAAAATGTTTTTCATGACGATATGATCCGAGTACTTTTGCTGCAACTTTTTATAACCGTTGAACAAAGCACTTCATTACACCGGCAGCAGAATATTCCTTTTAAAACGAATGTGTTATTAAGTAATTTCCACAAGTTGATTGAGAAAAACTTCATTGAAATCCGTCTGCCCGGAGAGTATGCTGAACTGCTGAATATTACTCCAAATCACCTGAACGCATTATGTAAGGAACATTTAGGAATGCAAGCCGGTGAAGTGATACGCAATCGTGTAGTTTTGGAAGCCAAAAGATTACTGGTCAATCTGGGGCTGAGCGTGTCCGAAATTGCTTATAAACTTAATTTTAACGACAATTCTTATTTTACTAAATTTTTCAAAAAGGAAGTGGGAATGAGTCCTGAGGTTTTCAGGAAAAAGTCTACTTTTGAAAGTGGGAAACATTAG
- a CDS encoding pirin family protein has protein sequence MSNINLIIEERPRNIGNFMVGRLLPFSGKRMVGPFIFIDHMGPANMNDHQNMDVPPHPHIGLSTLTYLFEGNVMHKDSLGTEMEVMPGQVNWMTAGAGIVHSERTPEYLRHSDKVLHGLQIWVALPKELEQMEPEFFHASESDLPHWEVDSVSFKLIAGSLMGKKSPVPVFSPLYYLEIKSKEAKSVKIGHELYGEAGIYILEGSIQAEGNTYLPKQLLVAMDTNLCEFTMAENTTVYIFGGEPFAEERFIYWNFVASSQELIDKAKENWLAQTFKPVPGETDFVPLPAENNNLKHK, from the coding sequence ATGTCTAATATAAATCTTATCATTGAAGAGCGTCCCCGGAATATCGGAAATTTTATGGTCGGGCGACTTCTTCCATTCAGTGGAAAAAGGATGGTCGGACCATTTATTTTTATCGATCATATGGGACCGGCTAATATGAACGACCACCAAAATATGGACGTTCCGCCGCATCCGCATATCGGCTTGTCGACGCTCACCTATCTTTTTGAGGGCAATGTGATGCACAAGGATAGTCTGGGGACTGAAATGGAAGTCATGCCCGGACAGGTAAACTGGATGACCGCCGGCGCCGGAATTGTGCATTCGGAAAGGACGCCGGAATATCTTCGTCATTCGGATAAAGTGTTACATGGTTTGCAGATCTGGGTTGCGCTGCCAAAGGAACTGGAACAAATGGAACCGGAATTTTTCCATGCTTCCGAATCTGATTTACCACATTGGGAAGTTGATTCTGTTTCTTTCAAACTGATTGCAGGTTCACTGATGGGTAAGAAATCACCCGTGCCGGTTTTTAGTCCGCTATATTATTTGGAAATAAAAAGTAAAGAAGCTAAATCTGTTAAGATCGGTCATGAACTTTACGGAGAAGCAGGAATTTATATTTTGGAAGGAAGTATCCAGGCCGAGGGAAATACCTATCTTCCCAAACAGCTTTTAGTTGCGATGGACACAAATCTTTGTGAATTCACGATGGCTGAAAACACAACCGTTTATATTTTTGGAGGCGAGCCTTTTGCGGAAGAACGTTTTATTTATTGGAATTTCGTGGCTAGCAGTCAGGAATTGATTGATAAAGCTAAGGAAAACTGGCTTGCACAGACATTCAAGCCAGTGCCGGGAGAAACAGATTTTGTACCATTACCCGCTGAAAACAACAATCTAAAACATAAATAA
- a CDS encoding OsmC family protein yields the protein MAKVFASIGSALYKTEIKTATNSLIADEPISAGGMDLGFSPEELLASALAACTCGTLRMYANRKGWVELTEINVHVEFSRDVQANVSQMNRKIELVGELSEEQKTRLLAIANKCPIHNTLTHTITIDTTLS from the coding sequence ATGGCCAAAGTATTCGCAAGCATCGGAAGCGCGCTTTATAAAACCGAAATTAAAACAGCCACGAATAGTCTGATTGCAGATGAACCCATTTCTGCCGGCGGTATGGATCTTGGATTTTCACCCGAAGAATTGCTGGCGTCGGCTTTGGCTGCTTGTACCTGTGGAACACTCAGGATGTATGCAAACCGGAAGGGCTGGGTGGAATTAACAGAAATTAACGTGCATGTGGAATTTTCAAGAGATGTTCAGGCCAATGTTTCTCAAATGAACAGAAAAATAGAGCTGGTTGGTGAATTGAGTGAAGAACAAAAAACAAGATTATTGGCTATCGCGAATAAATGTCCGATTCATAATACGCTGACACATACCATTACGATCGATACAACATTAAGCTGA